The Maylandia zebra isolate NMK-2024a linkage group LG7, Mzebra_GT3a, whole genome shotgun sequence genome contains a region encoding:
- the ppp6r3 gene encoding serine/threonine-protein phosphatase 6 regulatory subunit 3 isoform X1 has translation MFWKFDLHTTSHIDTLLEKEDVTLTEVMDEDDVLQECKAQNHKLVDFLLRPQCMEDLVTFITQEPSTDVEEKVKYKYPNISCELLTSDVSQINDRLGEDEKLLMKLYSFLQNEPPLNPLLASFFSKVLSILIGRKPEQIVDFLRKQEDFVDLMIKHIGTSAIMDLLLRMLTCIEPQQLRQDVLNWLNEEKVIQRLVEMIQPSQDEDRHSNASQSLCEIIRLSRDQMFQVQGSSEPDPLLSTLEKQETVEQLLSNIFDKEKNESAIVSVIQILLTLFETRRPAFEGHMECPPGMSHPSFSVNHSILEAVRPRLKDFHQLLLEPPKKNMMKTTWGVLDPPVGNTRLNVVRLVASLLQSNTHSINTELINLNTLGVILDMYFKYIWNNFLHIQVEICTAMILAMPPAPIDIQPDTEAEHVKESILIKHLFQKCQFIQRIIDAWSSNEKEQAEGGRRRGYMGHLTRIANSIVHNCDKGPNGPQIQQLISELPAEDREKWESFISGQLADTNKRNTVDLVNTHHIHSSSDDEVDFKESGFHQDSSLQQAFSDYQMQQMTSNFIEQFGFNDEEFADQDDVVDIPFDRISDINFSLNTNESANIALFEARCKEKIQQFEDAGSDEDDIWDEKDVTFAPEAQRRPRSSGSTDSEESTDSEEEDVKRDQFEASNPSNDDRMEVDTGPVWTANFDDIPMDTGTSTASNSNPSNPAPSSPSTSPDTAWSSSPAANSNSETGWADFSNFTPVNPKDPLRCNSPVAMETSIETIDPLGVNAPMQSEDCDGWLGTSVASPAASAPSDCGSSKAEEEASSSEHRSITETVINGSMKETVSLTVDAKTETAVFKRVLKSYREEEKIASSEKYSVVEYVESERAGINSSATACCPKTGSEKCRPIVELPNGPLEEMSPTEEAKLDRSSVSSEPAVNGPA, from the exons ATGTTTTGGAAATTTGACCTCCACACCACATCCCACATTGACACACTGCTGGAGAAGGAGGATGTGACGCTTACAGAGGTAATGGATGAGGATGATGTCCTGCAGGAGTGCAAGGCCCAGAATCACAAACTTGTGGACTTCCTGCTGAGACCACAGTGTATGGAGGACCTGGTTACCTTTATCACACAGGAACCCAGTACTGATGTTGAGGAAAAGGTTAAATACAA GTATCCCAACATATCATGTGAGCTGCTTACATCAGATGTGAGCCAGATCAATGACAGACTAGGAGAAGATGAAAAACTGCTGATGAAATTGTACAGTTTCCTCCAAAATGAGCCGCCCCTCAACCCCCTCCTGGCCAGCTTCTTCTCCAAAGTTCTTTCTATTCTTATAGGACGCAAGCCTGAACAG ataGTTGATTTTTTGAGGAAGCAGGAAGACTTTGTAGACTTGATGATAAAACACATCGGGACCTCTGCGATCATGGACTTGCTGCTCAGGATGCTCACCTGCATCGAACCACAGCAGCTACGACAAGATGTTCTCAAT TGGCTGAATGAGGAGAAAGTGATTCAGAGACTGGTGGAGATGATACAACCTTCTCAAGATGAAGAT AGACACTCCAATGCATCACAGTCACTCTGTGAGATCATTAGACTGAGCAGAGACCAGATGTTCCAGGTGCAGGGCTCTTCAGAACCTGATCCACTTCTGTCCACACTTGAAAA GCAGGAGAcagtagagcagctgctctcTAATATCTTCGACAAGGAAAAGAACGAGTCTGCAATTGTCAGCGTTATCCAGATCCTGCTCACATTGTTTGAGACGAGGAGACCAGC GTTTGAGGGTCATATGGAGTGCCCCCCAGGGATGTCTCATCCATCATTCTCAGTGAACCACAGCATCCTCGAGGCTGTGAGACCCAGACTCAAAGATTTTCACCAGCTGCTACTCGAACCTCCAAAG AAGAATATGATGAAGACAACATGGGGGGTTCTGGACCCTCCAGTGGGCAACACCAGGCTCAATGTGGTCAGActggtcgccagtctgttgcagagcaacacacacagcatcaATACAGAACTAATTAACCTCAACACACTTGGAGTTATACTA GATATGTATTTCAAATACATCTGGAACAACTTCCTCCACATTCAGGTGGAAATCTGTACAGCCATGATACTGGCTATGCCTCCTGCCCCCATAGACATCCAACCAGACACAGAGGCAGAACACGTGAAGGAAAGCATCCTCATCAAACAT CTGTTTCAAAAGTGCCAATTTATACAGAGAATCATTGATGCCTGGAGCTCCAATGAGAAAGAACA GGCAGAAGGTGGGCGGCGACGAGGCTACATGGGTCACCTGACCAGAATAGCCAACTCTATAGTTCATAACTGCGACAAAGGCCCTAATGGGCCGCAAATACAACAGCTCATCTCTG AGCTCCCTGCAGAGGATCGAGAAAAATGGGAATCTTTTATTTCTGGACAGCTGGCtgacacaaacaaaagaaacactgtTGACTTG GTAAATACACACCACATCCATTCTTCCAGTGATGATGAGGTGGACTTTAAAGAGAGTGGTTTTCACCAAGACTCGTCTCTTCAACAA GCCTTTTCTGATTATCAGATGCAACAAATGACGTCCAATTTTATTGAGCAGTTTGGCTTCAATGACGAAGAGTTTGCTGATCAGGACGATGTTGTGGA TATTCCCTTTGATAGAATATCAGACATCAATTTTTCACTGAATACAAATGAAAGT GCAAATATCGCTTTGTTTGAGGCACGCTGTAAGGAGAAAATCCAGCAGTTTGAAGATGCTGGTTCAGATGAAGACGATATCTGGGATGAAAAAGATGTCACCTTTGCACCAGAGGCACAGAGACGCCCCAG GAGTTCAGGCAGCACAGACAGCGAGGAGAGCACAGACTCGGAGGAGGAGGACGTGAAGAGGGATCAGTTTGAAGCTTCCAACCCCAGCAACGATGACAGAATGGAAGTTGACACAG gcCCAGTGTGGACGGCAAATTTTGATGATATCCCTATGGACACGGGTACATCCACAGCTTCAAACTCCAACCCCAGCAACCCAGCTCCATCCTCTCCCTCCACCTCCCCTGATACAGCATGGAGCTCCTCTCCTGCAGCTAACTCAAACTCAGAAACTGGCTGGGCTGATTTCTCCAACTTCACTCCTGTCAA cccCAAAGACCCCCTGAGATGCAACTCTCCTGTTGCTATGGAAACCAGTATAGAAACAATTGACCCTTTAGGGGTTAACGCACCCATGCAGTCTGAAG ACTGTGATGGCTGGTTGGGCACGAGTGTGGCTTCTCCAGCTGCCTCTGCACCTAGTGATTGTGGGAGCTCTAAGGCAGAGGAGGAAGCATCTAGCTCTGAGCACCGCAGCATCACAGAAACGGTCATCAATGGCTCCATGAAAGAAACAGTCAGTCTCACTGTTGATGCCAAGACTGAGACCGCCGTTTTCAAGAG AGTGTTGAAATCTTATCG TGAGGAAGAGAAGATTGCTTCTTCAGAGAAGTACTCAGTAGTGGAGTATGTGGAGTCAGAGAGAGCAGGCATCAACAGCTCAGCCACAGCCTGCTGTCCTAAAACTGG TAGTGAGAAATGTCGGCCCATTGTGGAGCTACCCAATGGTCCTCTGGAAGAAATGTCCCCCACAGAGGAGGCCAA GCTCGACAGAAGTTCTGTGTCCTCTGAGCCAGCTGTAAACGGGCCAGCATGA
- the ppp6r3 gene encoding serine/threonine-protein phosphatase 6 regulatory subunit 3 isoform X2, whose translation MFWKFDLHTTSHIDTLLEKEDVTLTEVMDEDDVLQECKAQNHKLVDFLLRPQCMEDLVTFITQEPSTDVEEKVKYKYPNISCELLTSDVSQINDRLGEDEKLLMKLYSFLQNEPPLNPLLASFFSKVLSILIGRKPEQIVDFLRKQEDFVDLMIKHIGTSAIMDLLLRMLTCIEPQQLRQDVLNWLNEEKVIQRLVEMIQPSQDEDRHSNASQSLCEIIRLSRDQMFQVQGSSEPDPLLSTLEKQETVEQLLSNIFDKEKNESAIVSVIQILLTLFETRRPAFEGHMECPPGMSHPSFSVNHSILEAVRPRLKDFHQLLLEPPKKNMMKTTWGVLDPPVGNTRLNVVRLVASLLQSNTHSINTELINLNTLGVILDMYFKYIWNNFLHIQVEICTAMILAMPPAPIDIQPDTEAEHVKESILIKHLFQKCQFIQRIIDAWSSNEKEQAEGGRRRGYMGHLTRIANSIVHNCDKGPNGPQIQQLISELPAEDREKWESFISGQLADTNKRNTVDLVNTHHIHSSSDDEVDFKESGFHQDSSLQQAFSDYQMQQMTSNFIEQFGFNDEEFADQDDVVDIPFDRISDINFSLNTNESANIALFEARCKEKIQQFEDAGSDEDDIWDEKDVTFAPEAQRRPRSSGSTDSEESTDSEEEDVKRDQFEASNPSNDDRMEVDTGPVWTANFDDIPMDTGTSTASNSNPSNPAPSSPSTSPDTAWSSSPAANSNSETGWADFSNFTPVNPKDPLRCNSPVAMETSIETIDPLGVNAPMQSEDCDGWLGTSVASPAASAPSDCGSSKAEEEASSSEHRSITETVINGSMKETVSLTVDAKTETAVFKRVLKSYREEEKIASSEKYSVVEYVESERAGINSSATACCPKTGEKCRPIVELPNGPLEEMSPTEEAKLDRSSVSSEPAVNGPA comes from the exons ATGTTTTGGAAATTTGACCTCCACACCACATCCCACATTGACACACTGCTGGAGAAGGAGGATGTGACGCTTACAGAGGTAATGGATGAGGATGATGTCCTGCAGGAGTGCAAGGCCCAGAATCACAAACTTGTGGACTTCCTGCTGAGACCACAGTGTATGGAGGACCTGGTTACCTTTATCACACAGGAACCCAGTACTGATGTTGAGGAAAAGGTTAAATACAA GTATCCCAACATATCATGTGAGCTGCTTACATCAGATGTGAGCCAGATCAATGACAGACTAGGAGAAGATGAAAAACTGCTGATGAAATTGTACAGTTTCCTCCAAAATGAGCCGCCCCTCAACCCCCTCCTGGCCAGCTTCTTCTCCAAAGTTCTTTCTATTCTTATAGGACGCAAGCCTGAACAG ataGTTGATTTTTTGAGGAAGCAGGAAGACTTTGTAGACTTGATGATAAAACACATCGGGACCTCTGCGATCATGGACTTGCTGCTCAGGATGCTCACCTGCATCGAACCACAGCAGCTACGACAAGATGTTCTCAAT TGGCTGAATGAGGAGAAAGTGATTCAGAGACTGGTGGAGATGATACAACCTTCTCAAGATGAAGAT AGACACTCCAATGCATCACAGTCACTCTGTGAGATCATTAGACTGAGCAGAGACCAGATGTTCCAGGTGCAGGGCTCTTCAGAACCTGATCCACTTCTGTCCACACTTGAAAA GCAGGAGAcagtagagcagctgctctcTAATATCTTCGACAAGGAAAAGAACGAGTCTGCAATTGTCAGCGTTATCCAGATCCTGCTCACATTGTTTGAGACGAGGAGACCAGC GTTTGAGGGTCATATGGAGTGCCCCCCAGGGATGTCTCATCCATCATTCTCAGTGAACCACAGCATCCTCGAGGCTGTGAGACCCAGACTCAAAGATTTTCACCAGCTGCTACTCGAACCTCCAAAG AAGAATATGATGAAGACAACATGGGGGGTTCTGGACCCTCCAGTGGGCAACACCAGGCTCAATGTGGTCAGActggtcgccagtctgttgcagagcaacacacacagcatcaATACAGAACTAATTAACCTCAACACACTTGGAGTTATACTA GATATGTATTTCAAATACATCTGGAACAACTTCCTCCACATTCAGGTGGAAATCTGTACAGCCATGATACTGGCTATGCCTCCTGCCCCCATAGACATCCAACCAGACACAGAGGCAGAACACGTGAAGGAAAGCATCCTCATCAAACAT CTGTTTCAAAAGTGCCAATTTATACAGAGAATCATTGATGCCTGGAGCTCCAATGAGAAAGAACA GGCAGAAGGTGGGCGGCGACGAGGCTACATGGGTCACCTGACCAGAATAGCCAACTCTATAGTTCATAACTGCGACAAAGGCCCTAATGGGCCGCAAATACAACAGCTCATCTCTG AGCTCCCTGCAGAGGATCGAGAAAAATGGGAATCTTTTATTTCTGGACAGCTGGCtgacacaaacaaaagaaacactgtTGACTTG GTAAATACACACCACATCCATTCTTCCAGTGATGATGAGGTGGACTTTAAAGAGAGTGGTTTTCACCAAGACTCGTCTCTTCAACAA GCCTTTTCTGATTATCAGATGCAACAAATGACGTCCAATTTTATTGAGCAGTTTGGCTTCAATGACGAAGAGTTTGCTGATCAGGACGATGTTGTGGA TATTCCCTTTGATAGAATATCAGACATCAATTTTTCACTGAATACAAATGAAAGT GCAAATATCGCTTTGTTTGAGGCACGCTGTAAGGAGAAAATCCAGCAGTTTGAAGATGCTGGTTCAGATGAAGACGATATCTGGGATGAAAAAGATGTCACCTTTGCACCAGAGGCACAGAGACGCCCCAG GAGTTCAGGCAGCACAGACAGCGAGGAGAGCACAGACTCGGAGGAGGAGGACGTGAAGAGGGATCAGTTTGAAGCTTCCAACCCCAGCAACGATGACAGAATGGAAGTTGACACAG gcCCAGTGTGGACGGCAAATTTTGATGATATCCCTATGGACACGGGTACATCCACAGCTTCAAACTCCAACCCCAGCAACCCAGCTCCATCCTCTCCCTCCACCTCCCCTGATACAGCATGGAGCTCCTCTCCTGCAGCTAACTCAAACTCAGAAACTGGCTGGGCTGATTTCTCCAACTTCACTCCTGTCAA cccCAAAGACCCCCTGAGATGCAACTCTCCTGTTGCTATGGAAACCAGTATAGAAACAATTGACCCTTTAGGGGTTAACGCACCCATGCAGTCTGAAG ACTGTGATGGCTGGTTGGGCACGAGTGTGGCTTCTCCAGCTGCCTCTGCACCTAGTGATTGTGGGAGCTCTAAGGCAGAGGAGGAAGCATCTAGCTCTGAGCACCGCAGCATCACAGAAACGGTCATCAATGGCTCCATGAAAGAAACAGTCAGTCTCACTGTTGATGCCAAGACTGAGACCGCCGTTTTCAAGAG AGTGTTGAAATCTTATCG TGAGGAAGAGAAGATTGCTTCTTCAGAGAAGTACTCAGTAGTGGAGTATGTGGAGTCAGAGAGAGCAGGCATCAACAGCTCAGCCACAGCCTGCTGTCCTAAAACTGG TGAGAAATGTCGGCCCATTGTGGAGCTACCCAATGGTCCTCTGGAAGAAATGTCCCCCACAGAGGAGGCCAA GCTCGACAGAAGTTCTGTGTCCTCTGAGCCAGCTGTAAACGGGCCAGCATGA
- the ppp6r3 gene encoding serine/threonine-protein phosphatase 6 regulatory subunit 3 isoform X8 codes for MFWKFDLHTTSHIDTLLEKEDVTLTEVMDEDDVLQECKAQNHKLVDFLLRPQCMEDLVTFITQEPSTDVEEKVKYKYPNISCELLTSDVSQINDRLGEDEKLLMKLYSFLQNEPPLNPLLASFFSKVLSILIGRKPEQIVDFLRKQEDFVDLMIKHIGTSAIMDLLLRMLTCIEPQQLRQDVLNWLNEEKVIQRLVEMIQPSQDEDRHSNASQSLCEIIRLSRDQMFQVQGSSEPDPLLSTLEKQETVEQLLSNIFDKEKNESAIVSVIQILLTLFETRRPAFEGHMECPPGMSHPSFSVNHSILEAVRPRLKDFHQLLLEPPKKNMMKTTWGVLDPPVGNTRLNVVRLVASLLQSNTHSINTELINLNTLGVILDMYFKYIWNNFLHIQVEICTAMILAMPPAPIDIQPDTEAEHVKESILIKHLFQKCQFIQRIIDAWSSNEKEQAEGGRRRGYMGHLTRIANSIVHNCDKGPNGPQIQQLISELPAEDREKWESFISGQLADTNKRNTVDLVNTHHIHSSSDDEVDFKESGFHQDSSLQQMQQMTSNFIEQFGFNDEEFADQDDVVDIPFDRISDINFSLNTNESANIALFEARCKEKIQQFEDAGSDEDDIWDEKDVTFAPEAQRRPRSSGSTDSEESTDSEEEDVKRDQFEASNPSNDDRMEVDTGPVWTANFDDIPMDTGTSTASNSNPSNPAPSSPSTSPDTAWSSSPAANSNSETGWADFSNFTPVNPKDPLRCNSPVAMETSIETIDPLGVNAPMQSEDCDGWLGTSVASPAASAPSDCGSSKAEEEASSSEHRSITETVINGSMKETVSLTVDAKTETAVFKSEEEKIASSEKYSVVEYVESERAGINSSATACCPKTGSEKCRPIVELPNGPLEEMSPTEEAKLDRSSVSSEPAVNGPA; via the exons ATGTTTTGGAAATTTGACCTCCACACCACATCCCACATTGACACACTGCTGGAGAAGGAGGATGTGACGCTTACAGAGGTAATGGATGAGGATGATGTCCTGCAGGAGTGCAAGGCCCAGAATCACAAACTTGTGGACTTCCTGCTGAGACCACAGTGTATGGAGGACCTGGTTACCTTTATCACACAGGAACCCAGTACTGATGTTGAGGAAAAGGTTAAATACAA GTATCCCAACATATCATGTGAGCTGCTTACATCAGATGTGAGCCAGATCAATGACAGACTAGGAGAAGATGAAAAACTGCTGATGAAATTGTACAGTTTCCTCCAAAATGAGCCGCCCCTCAACCCCCTCCTGGCCAGCTTCTTCTCCAAAGTTCTTTCTATTCTTATAGGACGCAAGCCTGAACAG ataGTTGATTTTTTGAGGAAGCAGGAAGACTTTGTAGACTTGATGATAAAACACATCGGGACCTCTGCGATCATGGACTTGCTGCTCAGGATGCTCACCTGCATCGAACCACAGCAGCTACGACAAGATGTTCTCAAT TGGCTGAATGAGGAGAAAGTGATTCAGAGACTGGTGGAGATGATACAACCTTCTCAAGATGAAGAT AGACACTCCAATGCATCACAGTCACTCTGTGAGATCATTAGACTGAGCAGAGACCAGATGTTCCAGGTGCAGGGCTCTTCAGAACCTGATCCACTTCTGTCCACACTTGAAAA GCAGGAGAcagtagagcagctgctctcTAATATCTTCGACAAGGAAAAGAACGAGTCTGCAATTGTCAGCGTTATCCAGATCCTGCTCACATTGTTTGAGACGAGGAGACCAGC GTTTGAGGGTCATATGGAGTGCCCCCCAGGGATGTCTCATCCATCATTCTCAGTGAACCACAGCATCCTCGAGGCTGTGAGACCCAGACTCAAAGATTTTCACCAGCTGCTACTCGAACCTCCAAAG AAGAATATGATGAAGACAACATGGGGGGTTCTGGACCCTCCAGTGGGCAACACCAGGCTCAATGTGGTCAGActggtcgccagtctgttgcagagcaacacacacagcatcaATACAGAACTAATTAACCTCAACACACTTGGAGTTATACTA GATATGTATTTCAAATACATCTGGAACAACTTCCTCCACATTCAGGTGGAAATCTGTACAGCCATGATACTGGCTATGCCTCCTGCCCCCATAGACATCCAACCAGACACAGAGGCAGAACACGTGAAGGAAAGCATCCTCATCAAACAT CTGTTTCAAAAGTGCCAATTTATACAGAGAATCATTGATGCCTGGAGCTCCAATGAGAAAGAACA GGCAGAAGGTGGGCGGCGACGAGGCTACATGGGTCACCTGACCAGAATAGCCAACTCTATAGTTCATAACTGCGACAAAGGCCCTAATGGGCCGCAAATACAACAGCTCATCTCTG AGCTCCCTGCAGAGGATCGAGAAAAATGGGAATCTTTTATTTCTGGACAGCTGGCtgacacaaacaaaagaaacactgtTGACTTG GTAAATACACACCACATCCATTCTTCCAGTGATGATGAGGTGGACTTTAAAGAGAGTGGTTTTCACCAAGACTCGTCTCTTCAACAA ATGCAACAAATGACGTCCAATTTTATTGAGCAGTTTGGCTTCAATGACGAAGAGTTTGCTGATCAGGACGATGTTGTGGA TATTCCCTTTGATAGAATATCAGACATCAATTTTTCACTGAATACAAATGAAAGT GCAAATATCGCTTTGTTTGAGGCACGCTGTAAGGAGAAAATCCAGCAGTTTGAAGATGCTGGTTCAGATGAAGACGATATCTGGGATGAAAAAGATGTCACCTTTGCACCAGAGGCACAGAGACGCCCCAG GAGTTCAGGCAGCACAGACAGCGAGGAGAGCACAGACTCGGAGGAGGAGGACGTGAAGAGGGATCAGTTTGAAGCTTCCAACCCCAGCAACGATGACAGAATGGAAGTTGACACAG gcCCAGTGTGGACGGCAAATTTTGATGATATCCCTATGGACACGGGTACATCCACAGCTTCAAACTCCAACCCCAGCAACCCAGCTCCATCCTCTCCCTCCACCTCCCCTGATACAGCATGGAGCTCCTCTCCTGCAGCTAACTCAAACTCAGAAACTGGCTGGGCTGATTTCTCCAACTTCACTCCTGTCAA cccCAAAGACCCCCTGAGATGCAACTCTCCTGTTGCTATGGAAACCAGTATAGAAACAATTGACCCTTTAGGGGTTAACGCACCCATGCAGTCTGAAG ACTGTGATGGCTGGTTGGGCACGAGTGTGGCTTCTCCAGCTGCCTCTGCACCTAGTGATTGTGGGAGCTCTAAGGCAGAGGAGGAAGCATCTAGCTCTGAGCACCGCAGCATCACAGAAACGGTCATCAATGGCTCCATGAAAGAAACAGTCAGTCTCACTGTTGATGCCAAGACTGAGACCGCCGTTTTCAAGAG TGAGGAAGAGAAGATTGCTTCTTCAGAGAAGTACTCAGTAGTGGAGTATGTGGAGTCAGAGAGAGCAGGCATCAACAGCTCAGCCACAGCCTGCTGTCCTAAAACTGG TAGTGAGAAATGTCGGCCCATTGTGGAGCTACCCAATGGTCCTCTGGAAGAAATGTCCCCCACAGAGGAGGCCAA GCTCGACAGAAGTTCTGTGTCCTCTGAGCCAGCTGTAAACGGGCCAGCATGA